In Helianthus annuus cultivar XRQ/B chromosome 9, HanXRQr2.0-SUNRISE, whole genome shotgun sequence, the following are encoded in one genomic region:
- the LOC110923500 gene encoding protein CROWDED NUCLEI 4: protein MTSPQSGRFTATPTTTITSSRVSSFKSPLSDETIWKRLREAGFDEESIKRRDKGSLIAHIAKLEAEIYNLQNQMGILIIEKKEWVANYEQMKSTAEMAELTLKREQSIHTAALAEAKLREEKLKKALGIEKECVSNIEKALHEMRAECAEAKVAAEVKLVDARTMMDDAIKRMTEANSKMQAAESLEADASRSRRAAERKLHEVEAREDDLRRQMNSFKSECDAKEKEILVERQSLSERQKSLQQSQERLLDGQALLNQREEHILSRTQEISRVEKELQASRLDLENERKALKDEKYNLELKEAALDARDEDITKKENNLKKKYEELCKEQEEIASKESDRIKQALAIHEAALKEKSAQCDAELETKLKLMEDKIESKRRAAELREVELSQREDFISEKEHDLEVKASAIRDKENDLLEKLNAVEEKEKKIIFVEKEVELQKAILQKEKEELNHMKIDTNESLRLLDEKRREISQAEEKVEAMRNETNELMILESKLKEEIDLIRAHKHELEDEADRLKAEKAEFEAEWETIDEKREELRLEAERIAEERVIISKFLKDERDALKKEKAVFREQYKKDTESLSRDRETFMREIEQERSDWFSKIQKERTDFVSDIELQKKEIENCIEKKREEMELYLREKEKAFEQEKKKELEYISSLKEIAAKEAEQVKIEMQRLEVERKEINLDHERRDKEWAELNNSIQELKIQREKLEKQRQLLHGDREEITSQIEELKKLEDVKAVPYRIAATEIEERNPKHIKHSKRHVVKNRVSNLNSGHDEMGASTKKETSNGGSPPVSTPFGWLKRCASSLLEQTHSNKRRKQQKEANQTDETITPRGLSSLLNNVEDENGASVVGGTKETTVYIDKIITVREVTSVTTEKTLEDKHELEHKDKLENQKLKGLVEG from the exons ATGACGAGTCCTCAATCAGGACGATTTACAGCTACTCCTACAACAACAATAACTTCATCTAGGGTTTCCAGTTTCAAAAGCCCTTTGAGCGATGAAACCATATGGAAGCGTCTTCGTGAAGCAGGATTTGATGAAGAATCCATTAAACGAAGGGATAAAGGCTCACTAATTGCTCATATTGCTAAACTTGAAGCTGAG ATTTACAACCTTCAAAACCAAATGGGGATTCTAATCATCGAGAAAAAAGAGTGGGTTGCCAATTACGAGCAGATGAAATCCACTGCAGAAATGGCTGAACTGACGCTAAAACGTGAGCAGTCTATCCATACGGCTGCTCTAGCTGAAGCAAAGCTAAGGGAAGAAAAACTGAAGAAGGCTCTTGGAATTGAAAAGGAATGTGTTTCCAAT ATTGAGAAGGCATTGCACGAGATGCGTGCAGAATGTGCAGAGGCAAAGGTTGCGGCTGAAGTTAAATTAGTTGATGCACGGACTATGATGGATGATGCCATAAAGAGGATGACAGAAGCCAATTCAAAGATGCAAGCTGCGGAATCTTTGGAAGCTGATGCTAGTCGGTCCCGTCGTGCTGCTGAAAGGAAATTACACGAGGTTGAAGCACGTGAAGATGATCTTAGAAGGCAGATGAATTCTTTCAAATCTGA GTGTGatgcaaaagaaaaagaaattctCGTTGAAAGACAATCTTTGTCTGAAAGGCAAAAATCTCTTCAACAGTCACAAGAAAGATTACTTGATGGTCAAGCTTTGTTAAATCAACGGGAGGAACACATTTTAAGCAGAACTCAGGAAATAAGTCGTGTTGAGAAAGAGCTGCAAGCTTCAAGATTAGACCTTGAGAACGAGCGTAAAGCCCTTAAAGATGAAAAATACAATTTGGAGTTAAAAGAAGCTGCGTTGGATGCGAGAGATGAG GATATCACCAAGAaggaaaacaatttaaaaaagaAGTATGAAGAGTTGTGTAAGGAACAGGAGGAAATTGCAAGCAAAGAATCC GACCGAATTAAACAAGCGTTGGCTATTCATGAAGCAGCTTTGAAAGAAAAAAGTGCTCAGTGTGATGCGGAGTTGGAAACAAAACTCAAATTAATGGAGGACAAGATCGAGAGCAAGAGGCGGGCTGCTGAGTTAAGGGAAGTTGAGCTGAGTCAGCGTGAGGATTTTATTTCAGAAAAAGAACATGACTTGGAGGTCAAGGCAAGCGCCATACGTGACAAAGAAAATGATCTTTTAGAAAAACTGAATGCTGTAGAGGAGAAGgagaaaaaaattatttttgtagAAAAAGAGGTAGAATTACAGAAAGCTATAttgcaaaaagaaaaagaagagttaAATCACATGAAAATTGACACCAATGAGTCATTGAGATTATTGGATGAAAAACGTCGAGAGATTTCTCAAGCGGAGGAGAAAGTTGAGGCTATGAGAAATGAAACAAACGAATTAATGATCTTGGAAAGCAAATTAAAAGAAGAAATTGATCTAATAAGAGCTCACAAACATGAACTTGAAGATGAAGCAGACCGTTTGAAAGCAGAAAAAGCCGAATTTGAAGCGGAGTGGGAAACAATTGACGAAAAACGAGAAGAACTAAGATTAGAAGCAGAACGTATTGCAGAGGAGAGAGTTATAATTTCAAAGTTTTTAAAAGACGAACGTGATGCTTTAAAGAAGGAGAAAGCTGTATTTCGCGAGCAATATAAAAAAGATACTGAATCACTTTCACGGGATCGGGAAACCTTCATGAGAGAAATTGAACAAGAACGATCTGATTGGTTCAGTAAAATTCAGAAAGAACGCACTGATTTTGTGTCGGATATTGAGTTGCAGAAGAAGGAGATAGAGAATTGCATTGAGAAAAAGCGTGAAGAAATGGAATTATATTTAAGAGAAAAAGAAAAGGCTTTTGAgcaagagaagaagaaagaactTGAATATATTTCATCTTTGAAAGAAATAGCCGCAAAAGAGGCCGAACAGGTTAAAATCGAGATGCAAAGACTTGAAGTCGAGAGAAAAGAAATTAATCTCGACCATGAAAGACGTGACAAAGAATGGGCGGAACTAAATAACTCCATACAAGAACTTAAAATTCAACGCGAAAAATTAGAAAAACAGCGGCAACTTTTGCACGGTGATAGAGAAGAAATTACTAGTCAGATCGAAGAGTTGAAGAAGTTAGAAGACGTAAAAGCTGTGCCTTATCGTATTGCTGCGACTGAGATTGAAGAACGCAATCCAAAGCATATCAAACACTCAAAAAGACATGTTGTGAAGAACCGGGTTAGTAATTTGAACTCGGGTCATGATGAAATGGGTGCCTCTACTAAAAAAGAAACGAGTAATGGTGGGTCCCCTcctgtttctactcctttcggCTGGCTTAAAAGATGTGCTAGTAGCTTGTTGGAACAAACACATAGCAACAAGAGGAGAAAACAGCAAAAGGAAGCAAACCAAACGGATGAAACTATCACCCCTCG TGGTTTATCTTCACTATTAAACAATGTGGAGGATGAAAATGGAGCCAGTGTAGTAGGTGGTACCAAGGAGACGACTGTATACATAGACAAGATTATCACAGTTCGAGAAGTGACATCTGTTACGACTGAAAAGACTCTG GAGGACAAACATGAACTCGAACATAAGGATAAGTTGGAGAACCAAAAGCTGAAGGGTCTAGTTGAAGGGTGA